In Ruegeria sp. YS9, the genomic window ACCGGCCCGCCACCGGCGGACCGGTTGGATCACATCGCGGCCAGCGCGTCCACCAACTTGCCCGAGCCGAACCGGAACGGATCGGTCGCCGGCAGCCCCATGTCTGCTTCGATCCTGGCCAGATACGCCGTCGCGTCCTCTTCGGACATGTGCTGCGTGTTGACGGAAATACCGACGACCTGACAATCGGGGTTCGCCACTTTGGCCAGGGCCAGCGCGGTGTCACGCAGGGTTTCGAGCGTCGGCAGCTGATAGGTCGGCAGACCACGCATGTGCTCGCGGGTCGGTTCATGGCTCAGGATCAGCGCGTCAGGCTGGCCGCCGTGGATCAGCGCCATGGTCACACCAGAATAGGATACATGGAACAGCGATCCCTGGCCTTCGATCAGGTCCCAGTGATCGTCATCATTGTCAGGTGTCAGCCATTCGATCGAGCCGGCCATGAAATCCGCAACTACGGCGTCCAGCGGCACGCCATCGCCGGTGATCAGAATGCCCGTCTGACCAGTCGCGCGGAAGGTCGACTTCATACCACGCTTGCGCATTTCCGCATCCATCGCCATTGCGGTGTACATCTTGCCGACCGAACAATCGGTGCCCACGGCCAGACAACGCTTGCCCTTGCGCTTGATCCCGTTGGCAATCGGGTAATCGACCTCAGGTACACGCACATCGTGCAGCTTTCGACCCGTCGCTTCGGCCACCGCCACCAGATCGGGCTCGTCGCGCAACAGGTTGTGCAGTCCAGAGGCCAGGTCAAACCCTTCCTCAAGCGCCATGACCAGAACCTTTTTCCATTCCTGGCTGATGACGCCGCCACGGTTGGCCACACCTATAACCAGCGTTTTTGCGCCGGCCGCTTTGGCCTCGGTCAGGGTCATATCGGTCAAACCCAGATCAGCCTTGCAACCGTCCATACGATATTGGCCGACGGCGTTTTCCGGGCGCCAGTCCTTGATGCCCACAGCCACTTTGGCCGCCAATTGGTCGGGCGCATCGCCCAAAAACAGCAGGTACGGTGTCTCGATCATTGCGGTCACTCCTTTGATTCCGGCCTAAGCTAGAGAAGCGCTTAAACGAGCGTTTCGCGTTTTGATCCGCCAAACACGACAAGTGCGCGATGTTCTTGCACCATTGACCCAGAAAGCGCAAAATAATTCGAAGTTTTCAAAATGATTAAACTTTAATCACCACTTCTCAGCTGTTGGAATGCAGCTTTCTGCAACCGCATTGCCGCAGATGCACAATCTCCTTGCGCCAGGTTGCGCAATTTAATACCTCATTGGGCGAGAAAATCGCAATTTCATTACCCATACGAGGTCCAGATGAGCTTTCGCATCCAACCCGCCGCGCCTGCACGACCCAATCGCTGCCAACTGTTTGGTCCGGGATCGAATACCAAACTGTTCCCGAAAATGGCAGCTTCTGCTGCGGATGTGATCAACCTTGACCTCGAGGATTCGGTTGCGCCTTCGGACAAGGACATCGCCCGCGCCAATGTCATCGAAGCCCTGAACACTGTTGACTGGGGCAACAAATACATGTCCGTTCGCATCAACGGATTGGATACCCCCTATTGGTATCGTGACGTTGTCGACGTGTTGGAGCAGGCAGGCGACCGTCTGGACCAGATCATGATCCCCAAAGTCGGCTGCGCATCGGATGTCTATGCCGTGGATGCCCTTGTCACCGCCATTGAACGCGCCAAGGGCCGGACCAAACCGATCAGCTTCGAGGTCATTATCGAATCCGCTGCCGGCATCGCGCATGTGGAAGAGATCGCAGCCTCCTCACCCCGTTTGCAGGCAATGAGCCTTGGGGCCGCAGATTTTGCGGCCTCGATGGGAATGCAGACCACGGGCATCGGCGGCACACAGGAAAACTATTACATGCTGCGCGAGGGTGAAAAACACTGGTCCGATCCGTGGCACTGGGCCCAAGCCGCCATCGTTGCGGCCTGCCGCACCCACGGGGTGCTGCCAGTGGATGGGCCATTCGGGGATTTCAGCGATGATGAAGGGTACATCGCTCAGGCGAAGCGCTCGGCCACGCTGGGCATGGTCGGCAAATGGGCGATTCACCCCAAGCAGATCGCGCTGGCCAATCAGGTCTTTACCCCGTCGGATGAGGCCGTTTCCGAGGCCCGCGAAATCCTGGCCGCAATGGAACAGGCCAAAGCCAACGGTGAGGGCGCAACCGTCTATAAAGGCCGCCTTGTCGACATCGCCTCAATCAAGCAGGCCGAAGTCATCGTGGCACAGGCCGAACTGATTGCGGCGGGCGGCTAAGCCCAAAAAAACGGGCGCTCGATGGAGCGCCCTTTCATGAATTCTTCAACGGCCAAAAACGTCATTGGGCGTCCATGTGAAGCGTTCCCCTTTCTTTCCTGACTTCATCATCAGGCAAGAGGTTCCCAGTTTCTGGAAATAGACGATCTTCAATGGATACCAGCCCGCCTTGGGCACCTCCACTTCGGTGCGTTGATTGGCTTCACAGCCCTGAATACCCTTGACAAGGCCAATCTGCTGGCCGCCAACCCAAGCTTCTATCCCGTCATTCGACCACGTTTCCAGCTCGTAAACGCCCGGTGAGTCAAACCGCATATACCCTGTGACCTCGGCGGCAACGTTGTAGGCCTCGTCGAACGTCATGACGTCCTCACCCTTGCTTGTGTCCCTGTAATCCAACCCACGCAACGGCTTTCCGGGCTTCGCCTTAGACAGCATGCTTTTTGCCTGACTCAGATCCCGGATCTTCTTGTGTTGATTGCCCGTACCAATGTATTTGACATTCAACCCTGCCTTCGGAGAAGGCTGTGGATTGGCAGGTTGCAGTTTCAGCGGGGCAGACAAAGCGGCCCCGGCAATGACCGACATGGCAACTGCGGTCGCCACTGTTCGAACGAGTTTCATCCTAATCTCCCTGTTTGCGTGCCGTTTTGGCTGGGCATATCCCCTGGCAACGTCATTACAGTGACACTAGGCTCTGAAAATTTGCGCTGCAAGAGAGTGTGGCTTCACAATTGCAGAGGCTACGCACGCAGATCCTTGGGCGACCCCATGACCACATAGGACGTGATCGACGTGACATGCGGCAACGTTCCCAGCACCTCGGTATGGAAGGTCTTGTAGGACGGCAGATCGGCGCATTCGACGCGCAGCAGGTATTCGATCGTACCGGTGATGTTGTGACATTCGACCACTTCGGGGGCTTGTTGCAGGGCCCGCTCGAACCCCTCTTGCGCCGCTTTCGTGTGTTCGCCAAGACCGACCCCGATATAGGCGACAAAGCCGACACCCATCGCGGCCGGGTTCAGAACCGCACGATAGCCGGTGATCACACCGGCCTTCTCAAGCTCTTGAACACGACGCAGGCAGGCGGACGGCGACAGCCCGACCCGTTCGGCCAGTTCCAGATTGCTGACGCGCCCATCACGGGTCAGTTCGTGCAATATCCGGCGATTTATCTGATCATTCTTCATCACAAGTTGCAGAAATAGCCGAAACGCGCACGAAAAAGCAATTTCATTTGCTGCCGGTCGGACGATACTTCGCAGTATGACCTACGACATCCTTCTGGCCCTCATCGCCTTTGCCTTCGTGACATCCATTACGCCCGGGCCGAACAATCTGATGCTGATGGCATCGGGTGCGAATTTCGGCTTTCGGCGTTCGATCCCGCATATGCTGGGCATTGGCCTTGGCTTCACGCTCATGGTGCTGCTGGTCGGGGCCGGGCTGGTTCAGGTCTTTGACAGATATCCGGTCAGTTATTCAGTGCTGAAGGTCGTGTCGGTGATCTATCTGCTTTATCTGGCATGGAAGATCGCACATGCCGCACCGGCCGGGGGCGCTTTGGCAGCGGGGACTCCCATGACGTTTCTACAGGCCGCTGCCTTTCAGTGGGTGAACCCCAAAGCCTGGGCCATGGCCCTGACCGCCACGACCGCTTACACGCCCAGTCAGACCCTGCACGCAATTGCCCTCGTTGCGCTGGTTTTCGGGGCGGTCAACCTGCCATCGGTGAGCACATGGACCTTTCTTGGACAGCAAATGTCGCGGGTGCTGACGAACCCGCGCCGATTGATTGTGTTCAACTGGACAATGGCGGTGCTGCTTGTGGCCTCGCTCTATCCCGTTCTCTGGCCCGGTTGACCCGCTACGACAGCAGGCAAGTTTCGGCCAGCACATCCTCGGGCGCGGTGTCGGGTGGGTACAGGGTCAGACGCCGCGTTAGACTGTCGTGGGTGCAGGTCAGAACGCGCAGCGCGGGGTCCTTCTTGGCGGCGGCCTTCAGTATCCGTTTTTCCATTCGCCCATCTGAAATCGAACATCTTCACCACTCGGGTCTTGCCGAGTTGCATCCGGAGCACCATCAGGCCATATAGCAGGGAACTTTCGCGTTGAGAGGCGTCATGACCCAGTATCTGGATTTCGAAAAACCGCTGGCTGAAATTGAAGGCAAGGCTGAAGAGCTGCGTGCGCTGGCCCGCACCAACGAAGAGATGGACGTAACCGAAGAAGCCGCCGCGTTGGACGCCAAAGCCGCCAAACTTTTGGATGAGCTTTACGCCGACCTGACCCCATGGCGGAAATGCCAAGTCGCCCGACACCCGGAACGCCCGCATTGCAGCGATTACGTCGATGCCCTGTTCACCGAATTCACCCCTTTGGCCGGAGATCGCAATTTTGCCGATGATCTGGCCGTGATCGGCGGGCTTGCACGTTTCAACGATCAACCGGTCATGGTGATCGGCCATGAAAAAGGCAGCGACACCAAATCGCGGATCGAACGCAATTTCGGCATGGCCCGCCCCGAAGGTTATCGCAAGGCGGTCCGCCTGATGGAGATGGCCGGTCGGTTTGGCCTGCCGGTGATCACCCTGATCGATACTGCCGGCGCCTATCCCGGCAAGGGCGCCGAGGAACGCGGTCAGTCCGAAGCGATTGCCCGCTCGACCCAGATGTGCCTGAAGATCGGTGTGCCCCTGGTGTCGGTCATCATCGGCGAAGGCGGCTCGGGCGGGGCCGTGGCCTTTGCCACCGCCAACCGCGTGGCGATGCTGGAACACTCGGTCTATTCGGTGATCTCGCCGGAAGGTTGCGCATCGATCCTGTGGAAAGATGCAGAAAAGATGCGTGAAGCGGCCGAAGCGCTGCGTCTGACCGCTCAGGACCTTCACAAGCTTGGCGTTTGCGACCGGATCATCCCTGAACCCAAGGGCGGCGCGCATCGCGATCGTCCGGCCGCTGTCGAAGCTGTACGCGCGGCTCTCACCGATATGTTGGCGGAACTGGACGGCAAAGATGCGGCGACCCTGATTCAGGACCGCCGTCAAAAATTCCTCGATATCGGCTCAAAAGGGTTGGCGGCGTAACCGTCAGCCACCCAACCTGCGCAACAAGGCAACCGAGGGCTCTCCGGTGACCGCAAGGCCATTGGCGCTTTGATACGCGCTGATGGCTGACGTCGTGTTTTTGCCGATCACCCCGTCCGCGCCTTTCGTATCATACCCTTGGGATGTCAGCCGCCGTTGCAATTCCTTGCGGTCGTCCAATGTCAGACCGTTTGCATCTGGCCCGAACGAGGCCTGAAACGGAGCGCCGCCGGCGATTCTGTCCGCCAGATGACCGACCCCGATCGCGTAACTGTCCGAATTGTTATAGCGCTTGATGACCTGAAAATTGCGGAAGACGGCAATGCGCGGTCCGGGCACCTGCGGTTGCAGCACGGCCACCGGAGTACCGGAAACCGTTCCGACCTCGCCCCCCCAGGGCTGCCCCCGCACCCAGCCTGCGCGCGACAGGTAAGCAGCGGTCGAAGCCAGCGAATCCGTCGGATCGTCCGACCAGATATCCCGCCGCCCGTCGCCGGTGAAATCCACCGCATAGGCCAGGTAGGAGGTTGGAATGAACTGCGTATGCCCCATCGCACCGGCCCAGCTGCCGGTCATCTTGTCAGGCGTGGTGTCGCCATTCTGAAGGATCTTCAGCGCCGCGATCAACTGGCTTTCAAAGAACTGACCACGCCGCCCATCATAAGCCAGTGTCGACAGAGCTGACACAACGGGCACATCGCCGCGACGCGCCCCATAGCGGCTTTCCAGCCCCCACACTGCAACGACGATTTCCTTGTCTACTCCGTACTGCGCCTCGATCTGCGACAGCGTCCCGTTGTATTGCCGCAGCATCTTCTGGCCGGTGCGGATCCGCTCGTCCGAGGCGGCAATGGCCAGATAATCTTCGAGCGAACGCTTGAACTCTACCTGATTGCGGTCGCGCTCGATCACATCGGGAAGGTACCCTGCCCCCTGAAAAGCGCGGTCAATTGTGGATTGTGAAATTCCCTGCGATGCCGCCCTGCCCTTGAACCCGGCGACCCAGGCATCCCACCCTGCATTGGGAACGGACCGCATACGCGACGCAGGCGCGCTGGATGGCGCATTGCCACCCGTGCAGGCGGCCAACAATATAGATCCAAGGCAAATGGAAAAAGTCCGGCGAGTGATCATGGCTGTGGTCTGCTCTTGTTTGTGATTTGCCTCGAGAGTAACCCAGTCGGGCTGAACAGGCCAGAACAGTGAAACCCTCTATCTTGTGCGCAGAAAGGTCGGCGGGATGCCGCTCAGCTCACCAGCAAGCGCAGTCCCTGCGTCACGTCCGAGCGGACCGCCAGGCGCAAGCCCGGTTCGTCCCCTGCCTTGAGAGCAGCAATGATCAGCTTGTGATAATGCGGTGGTTCAGTGCGCCTGAGACGCCCGTAAAGCGCCCTCATCGTCGGCCCGAGTTGCAGCCAGACCGTTTCGGCAATGGCCAGCATCGCGGGTGCCTGAGCCCGCAGGTACAGGGTGCGGTGAAACTCCAGATTTGAACGGATGTACCCAACCGCGTCCCGCTTGGTCACCATCTCGGCAACGGTCATGTTGATGGTCTGCAACCGGTCGATCAGCGCAATATGCGCCCGGGGCAGAGCCCGGCTGGCCAGCTCGACTTCCAGCAACGCGCGCAAGGCCGCCAATTCTTCGATCCGGTCGTTGGTCAATTCAGGTGTCGAGACCCGGCCGGAATTGGACAGAAACAAAGCCCCCTCGGCGGCCAGACGGCGCACGGCCTCTCGCGCCGGAGTCATCGAGACGCCGAATTCCTTGCCGATGCCACGCAAGGTCAGCGCCTGACCCGGCGCCATCTCGCCATGCATGATTCGAGATCTCAGGGCGCGGTACACCCGGTCATGAGTGGCAGTTTGGGTGTCAGACGGGCGTGTGCTCAGCATCCGCTTATGTGATCACAAAACAGCGCAAGGTCAACTCGGCTTTGCGTCAAACCTGTATCGATGCAACTCTGCCCCATTGTCGCGCAACCAGCGACGGGGTTGCTGATAGGGGCCGAAAATGCGTTCCACCTGCTCCCAGAACGCGGGCGAGTGGTTCATCTGGGCAAGATGCGCCACCTCGTGTGCGGCCACATAATGCAGCACCTCGGACGGCGCGAGAATGAGCCGCCACGAGAACATCAATCCACCGTGCGAACTGCATGATCCCCAGCGTGACCGCGTGTCGCGCAGGCTGAGCGTGCTGTACGACCGCCCCAGCATTGCCGCGTAATCATCGCACGCGCCGATCAGACGGTCCCGCGCCAATTCCTTCAGAAACCGGGCCAATCTGCGCGCCTCGGCCCCTTCCGGCACTGCGACCTCGTCCGCCAGCAACTGAACACGCCGACCCTTCGCGGGCACGATTCGCCGGACAATGCCTTCAATCGGTATCTTCTGCCCGAACTGCACCACGGCCGTTTCCGGCCTGTCCTGCAGATGCTGGCGAATCCACTCTTCCTTGGTACGCGCGAAACTCAGCGCCTCGGATTCAGGCACTCCGACCGGATAGGTCAGCGTAACCCGGCCATCCAGTTGAGAAATTCGCAAACTGATGCGCCGCGCCCGGGCGGATTTGCGCAGCCTCAGCGGCACCGGCGGCGTCCCTGGCAATGCGTGCTCTCCCATATCGCGACCTCTCTTGCGCAAAGACTTTGACAGTGCCCTCTGCCTGTGGCAGGTGAGCTGAATCATTTAGACGACTCACCTGATATCAAGGGGATTTGACATGCCCAAGGAAGAATGGGGCGTAAAGCGCGTTTGCCCGACCACCGGTAAGCGATTCTACGACCTGAACAAGGACCCGATCATCAGCCCCTACACTGGCGAGATCGTGGAGCTTGAAACATCCAAAAGCCGCATGATCGCGGCGGATGCAGAAGATGCCGCCTCGGTCAAGGCGCGTGAAAACGCGTCGGAAGAGGAGCTGGTACTGGATGACGACGACTCTGTCGACGTCGAACTGGATGACGATCTGCTGGATGACGATGATGACACCAGTGATGACGTTTCGCTG contains:
- the dgcN gene encoding N-acetyltransferase DgcN, with the protein product MIETPYLLFLGDAPDQLAAKVAVGIKDWRPENAVGQYRMDGCKADLGLTDMTLTEAKAAGAKTLVIGVANRGGVISQEWKKVLVMALEEGFDLASGLHNLLRDEPDLVAVAEATGRKLHDVRVPEVDYPIANGIKRKGKRCLAVGTDCSVGKMYTAMAMDAEMRKRGMKSTFRATGQTGILITGDGVPLDAVVADFMAGSIEWLTPDNDDDHWDLIEGQGSLFHVSYSGVTMALIHGGQPDALILSHEPTREHMRGLPTYQLPTLETLRDTALALAKVANPDCQVVGISVNTQHMSEEDATAYLARIEADMGLPATDPFRFGSGKLVDALAAM
- a CDS encoding L-malyl-CoA/beta-methylmalyl-CoA lyase, whose protein sequence is MSFRIQPAAPARPNRCQLFGPGSNTKLFPKMAASAADVINLDLEDSVAPSDKDIARANVIEALNTVDWGNKYMSVRINGLDTPYWYRDVVDVLEQAGDRLDQIMIPKVGCASDVYAVDALVTAIERAKGRTKPISFEVIIESAAGIAHVEEIAASSPRLQAMSLGAADFAASMGMQTTGIGGTQENYYMLREGEKHWSDPWHWAQAAIVAACRTHGVLPVDGPFGDFSDDEGYIAQAKRSATLGMVGKWAIHPKQIALANQVFTPSDEAVSEAREILAAMEQAKANGEGATVYKGRLVDIASIKQAEVIVAQAELIAAGG
- a CDS encoding PA14 domain-containing protein, whose protein sequence is MKLVRTVATAVAMSVIAGAALSAPLKLQPANPQPSPKAGLNVKYIGTGNQHKKIRDLSQAKSMLSKAKPGKPLRGLDYRDTSKGEDVMTFDEAYNVAAEVTGYMRFDSPGVYELETWSNDGIEAWVGGQQIGLVKGIQGCEANQRTEVEVPKAGWYPLKIVYFQKLGTSCLMMKSGKKGERFTWTPNDVFGR
- a CDS encoding Lrp/AsnC family transcriptional regulator, yielding MMKNDQINRRILHELTRDGRVSNLELAERVGLSPSACLRRVQELEKAGVITGYRAVLNPAAMGVGFVAYIGVGLGEHTKAAQEGFERALQQAPEVVECHNITGTIEYLLRVECADLPSYKTFHTEVLGTLPHVTSITSYVVMGSPKDLRA
- a CDS encoding LysE family translocator, whose product is MTYDILLALIAFAFVTSITPGPNNLMLMASGANFGFRRSIPHMLGIGLGFTLMVLLVGAGLVQVFDRYPVSYSVLKVVSVIYLLYLAWKIAHAAPAGGALAAGTPMTFLQAAAFQWVNPKAWAMALTATTAYTPSQTLHAIALVALVFGAVNLPSVSTWTFLGQQMSRVLTNPRRLIVFNWTMAVLLVASLYPVLWPG
- a CDS encoding acetyl-CoA carboxylase carboxyltransferase subunit alpha, producing MTQYLDFEKPLAEIEGKAEELRALARTNEEMDVTEEAAALDAKAAKLLDELYADLTPWRKCQVARHPERPHCSDYVDALFTEFTPLAGDRNFADDLAVIGGLARFNDQPVMVIGHEKGSDTKSRIERNFGMARPEGYRKAVRLMEMAGRFGLPVITLIDTAGAYPGKGAEERGQSEAIARSTQMCLKIGVPLVSVIIGEGGSGGAVAFATANRVAMLEHSVYSVISPEGCASILWKDAEKMREAAEALRLTAQDLHKLGVCDRIIPEPKGGAHRDRPAAVEAVRAALTDMLAELDGKDAATLIQDRRQKFLDIGSKGLAA
- a CDS encoding lytic murein transglycosylase, translating into MITRRTFSICLGSILLAACTGGNAPSSAPASRMRSVPNAGWDAWVAGFKGRAASQGISQSTIDRAFQGAGYLPDVIERDRNQVEFKRSLEDYLAIAASDERIRTGQKMLRQYNGTLSQIEAQYGVDKEIVVAVWGLESRYGARRGDVPVVSALSTLAYDGRRGQFFESQLIAALKILQNGDTTPDKMTGSWAGAMGHTQFIPTSYLAYAVDFTGDGRRDIWSDDPTDSLASTAAYLSRAGWVRGQPWGGEVGTVSGTPVAVLQPQVPGPRIAVFRNFQVIKRYNNSDSYAIGVGHLADRIAGGAPFQASFGPDANGLTLDDRKELQRRLTSQGYDTKGADGVIGKNTTSAISAYQSANGLAVTGEPSVALLRRLGG
- a CDS encoding GntR family transcriptional regulator, whose product is MLSTRPSDTQTATHDRVYRALRSRIMHGEMAPGQALTLRGIGKEFGVSMTPAREAVRRLAAEGALFLSNSGRVSTPELTNDRIEELAALRALLEVELASRALPRAHIALIDRLQTINMTVAEMVTKRDAVGYIRSNLEFHRTLYLRAQAPAMLAIAETVWLQLGPTMRALYGRLRRTEPPHYHKLIIAALKAGDEPGLRLAVRSDVTQGLRLLVS
- a CDS encoding M48 family metallopeptidase, which translates into the protein MGEHALPGTPPVPLRLRKSARARRISLRISQLDGRVTLTYPVGVPESEALSFARTKEEWIRQHLQDRPETAVVQFGQKIPIEGIVRRIVPAKGRRVQLLADEVAVPEGAEARRLARFLKELARDRLIGACDDYAAMLGRSYSTLSLRDTRSRWGSCSSHGGLMFSWRLILAPSEVLHYVAAHEVAHLAQMNHSPAFWEQVERIFGPYQQPRRWLRDNGAELHRYRFDAKPS
- a CDS encoding TIGR02300 family protein, with protein sequence MPKEEWGVKRVCPTTGKRFYDLNKDPIISPYTGEIVELETSKSRMIAADAEDAASVKARENASEEELVLDDDDSVDVELDDDLLDDDDDTSDDVSLDDITDISSEDEN